The following DNA comes from Lepeophtheirus salmonis chromosome 11, UVic_Lsal_1.4, whole genome shotgun sequence.
ttaaaaagggGCGTTTCAATGTGTTTGATTTCTTTGTGGCTCGTCTTTTGATGATAGAGCAATCAAGGTTCTGCcaaaatgatgtatttattcttatacaTTTTAGATTCAAGTTCTCATGTTTTTATGAATTGGACAGTTTGGCTGTTGTCAATGTAAAGGATCTTGGAGGCGTTAAATATGCATTTAAGCtacttgtttttccttttactAGATTATTTCAATGTGCGAATACATCCGCAAAACAAgtaggatttttaatttatactcgACACAAATGATTTTGAGTACTCCCATACGTCATTTTTGATCTAGGATTGGAtgaaaaattttgattttgtcaaaaatatgcgACATCAAAATACTGCAGCTCTCAAACGGTCCGACACAATTACTCAACGGGATAGGTCAATCGATAAAGACGACTATTCTTCACCTGACTCctcaaaaaatccttttaaagaGGAAGATGAAAATGATGAAAGCCAAATGAATACCATAGATGAAGTCTCGGAAACGATTGTTCTAGATGGAGAGGATGTTATTCCGGAATGGTTAACTGAAGCTCCTGATGATATTGAGGTTTTAATTGCCCAAAGGGATTTTGAAGAATCAGTGGATCTTATTCTGAAAGGAGAGGAGTACTGTTTGGCAAATATTAACTTTCCTCTTGTAAGAGAAGCTAAGACGAAATTGGATGCCAAGACAAAAGCTCTACTGACTGTTCTTCAGTCAGAGTTGGACGGCAAGAAATGTGGGCCTAAAGCCGCTCGAAAAGCTGTTCAACTTTTAATTCGACTTGGAAGATCCTCTCAAgcttgtaatttatttttggagcaTCGTCGTAAATTATTGACCAACACTATCAGGTTAGAAGAAGGGGCTTTTATATTTGCACGCATCAAATCCGATAATTGATAACCTTTAATTTATAGAAACGCAAAGTTTGAAGCTCCTACTGTGATGTACCTCAAGCGACTgtcaatgaactttttttctaatattaaagaAACCTCATCAGAATTTAACAAGTGCTTTAACGAATCCTACGCTAAAACATCCTCTCTGATTGTTTGGATGGACACAGAGGTTGAacaattttgtagtaaaattgaTAGGTTAATATTTGCACCACAAACGCCTTTGGAAACAGTTGCCGACTGTGTCAAATTTCTCCGAGATCAAGCTGctaatattcaaaatgaagGACTGGATGTCACATTTTTAATTGACGGTAGAATTAGACAAAATGTAGAACGAACAGTAAGTAATAACTT
Coding sequences within:
- the Exo84 gene encoding exocyst complex component 8 isoform X3; this translates as MSGDTTSDLGLLRRKLGASDYDPDRYVKEIAQRCVGGHELLLQRSNIKSLSEDTHSLLKKNVYQNYRQFIETAREISFLESEMYQLSHMITEQRNILSALAETSILGDKVPIFNETEKPIVEPDTEAEKINKQKQMRSAFEEGRKKLYELLERVEACSHITDVPTRYLIYDGDLVEMEPIDNTAMHRVHGYLMNDGFMVATWLANVRGPVSSKSRKKRFEDIIRYKYRFKFSCFYELDSLAVVNVKDLGGVKYAFKLLVFPFTRLFQCANTSAKQDWMKNFDFVKNMRHQNTAALKRSDTITQRDRSIDKDDYSSPDSSKNPFKEEDENDESQMNTIDEVSETIVLDGEDVIPEWLTEAPDDIEVLIAQRDFEESVDLILKGEEYCLANINFPLVREAKTKLDAKTKALLTVLQSELDGKKCGPKAARKAVQLLIRLGRSSQACNLFLEHRRKLLTNTIRNAKFEAPTVMYLKRLSMNFFSNIKETSSEFNKCFNESYAKTSSLIVWMDTEVEQFCSKIDRLIFAPQTPLETVADCVKFLRDQAANIQNEGLDVTFLIDGRIRQNVERTICEHRDKHVETVKLRAQDDKWEPINCFNHSGKEKFLSEMSKAGISSIRAYVFDDCYISLTTNTASFSLAYLSFAQNLLKLYNASLRYGQIGSRRRILSLFKETLPFF
- the Exo84 gene encoding exocyst complex component 8 isoform X4, giving the protein MSGDTTSDLGLLRRKLGASDYDPDRYVKEIAQRCVGGHELLLQRSNIKSLSEDTHSLLKKNVYQNYRQFIETAREISFLESEMYQLSHMITEQRNILSALAETSILGDKVPIFNETEKPIVEPDTEAEKINKQKQMRSAFEEGRKKLYELLERVEACSHITDVPTRYLIYDGDLVEMEPIDNTAMHRVHGYLMNDGFMVATWLANVRGPVRFKFSCFYELDSLAVVNVKDLGGVKYAFKLLVFPFTRLFQCANTSAKQDWMKNFDFVKNMRHQNTAALKRSDTITQRDRSIDKDDYSSPDSSKNPFKEEDENDESQMNTIDEVSETIVLDGEDVIPEWLTEAPDDIEVLIAQRDFEESVDLILKGEEYCLANINFPLVREAKTKLDAKTKALLTVLQSELDGKKCGPKAARKAVQLLIRLGRSSQACNLFLEHRRKLLTNTIRNAKFEAPTVMYLKRLSMNFFSNIKETSSEFNKCFNESYAKTSSLIVWMDTEVEQFCSKIDRLIFAPQTPLETVADCVKFLRDQAANIQNEGLDVTFLIDGRIRQNVERTICEHRDKHVETVKLRAQDDKWEPINCFNHSGKEKFLSEMSKAGISSIRAYVFDDCYISLTTNTASFSLAYLSFAQNLLKLYNASLRYGQIGSRRRILSLFKETLPFF